A portion of the Carya illinoinensis cultivar Pawnee chromosome 11, C.illinoinensisPawnee_v1, whole genome shotgun sequence genome contains these proteins:
- the LOC122281802 gene encoding uncharacterized protein LOC122281802 gives MDWAFVHKVWDKWASNNVGSSGEPLKAALLINYDPTGPSRLLSTIAEQEGIKANPIELSQLVDFIKCNKLQTESFIIGTNQYVVTSIHENWFCARCMNTAKRAGEGAIIMQTAAFLLVALYDGSIGPASRAMMAVDQFAWQLGRRNL, from the exons ATGGATTGGGCTTTTGTCCATAAAGTTTGGGACAAGTGGGCTTCTAACAATGTTGGTTCTTCTG GTGAGCCATTGAAAGCTGCTTTGCTAATTAACTATGATCCAACCGGACCATCTCGTTTGTTGTCTACAAT TGCAGAACAAGAAGGGATTAAAGCCAACCCCATTGAATTGAGCCAGCTTGTGGATTTCATCAAGTGTAACAAACTCCAAACTGAGAGCTTCATTATTGGGACAAACCAAT ATGTGGTCACATCAATTCATGAGAATTGGTTCTGTGCAAGGTGCATGAACACAGCAAAACGTGCTGGTGAAGGTGCCATTATAATGCAAACAGCCGCATTCCTCTTGGTTGCATT GTATGATGGTTCAATCGGCCCTGCATCCCGTGCTATGATGGCTGTTGATCAGTTTGCATGGCAATTAGGTCGAAGAAATCTTTAA